The following is a genomic window from Hippoglossus stenolepis isolate QCI-W04-F060 chromosome 14, HSTE1.2, whole genome shotgun sequence.
AACGTAATGTGCAGAGATAAAGCCTCCAATAAAGGCTGCGCTCTCTAAGCTCTTCACAGCGCATTACGTTTTATTCATCAAATTAGTTTTAGTTGGTTTGGTATCCCTTGAGCCGTCTTTAAAAGGTTTAGATGAAAGGACTACATTAATTTTGCCACTAATCAGTTAAGTGACAGCTCCAAGTGACAGCTATGCACTCCTTACCCCCGAAAACCTCTCAGCACACTCGTCTCGCTGCCATCCCCGTTTTCACTTCTGCTGTTCCACGTGTCCCTGGTTGATCTCGTCTATCCTGAACCGATCCTCTGCATGTATCCCCCTCACCAccacgcagccttctgatcgATGCCCTCCGCTTCCTGTCACTGTTCTCGCTGACGATACAAATCACTGCGACTACTTTTTAGTGAATCATTCATACTCTCGCAATCTTTGAAATTTTATGAAAAAGGCTCCGTCTTGCATTTTTCATGACATCTTCAAATTTCTCAATAAATTTGTTACATAAAGACGTGTTGTATGATACAATACTTCAAACAAAGGTTCGTAAACCTAGAAAAAAATGTGACGAGGCAGATTTTGTGGCAGAGCTTAATGGTAATCATCAGACAAAGGGATTTCAGAGATACATTTCCTTTGTGAAGCAAATTAGAACATGGAGCATATAATTAGGGCTAATATTTGTAATTCTGTAAGtcgggtttttattttttaattagctACTCTACAGAGAAATTCTTGAGCAGACTTACTGAAAATGAGACGGGAGCTCTAAGACTTTCTCTATAAtaaaattctttttttttgcacactGTTCAAATGGTAATGAGCACATCTCTGTGAAGCTGAAGTTTCCTGGTTATCGCTTCCCACCCCAAATTACAAGATGTTAACCTCAGAAAAGCTGCAGGTTCATCAGGCTACTgttcactgctgcaggaaagATAAAGACTACAATGAGTGAACCTACTGGAGTATGGAGCGCCTTGGGAAGCTGAAGGTGCCGTGAGTGATGCGGTCCACAAAGTTCAGCGGGATCCTCTGCATTTGGTCACAGTTGAACATGACAAAGTCGTACTTGAAGATCAGGAGAGAGTTGTCCGTTATTATAACAATACGCTCCTTCTCGTTGTTCCAGTGATCCACCCtgagaaaatacacacaggGGACACTGTGTTAGACCTATAGTGGAAAATCCTTtctttatatgtatatttaaaatttaacacaaacagaatttatttaatcattcCATTTACAACCAAATTTATGTGTGacatatatataacaatatttacTGTCACACACTACAGAACATTTGACtcctttatgtttgtgtgtttactttgtgtaaACACTAGTATACCAGCTAAAACGACTGCAGGCCAAAGCAACAGTGCTGTCCATCCCATTTATATCAATGAAGAAGTGTGGGTTAAGTAACAGAAACATTTCTCTGCATAATGTAAAACAAACTGATGCCtctaaaatgacaataaagtatattgcGAGCCACTAAAAACAGTtgtgaaaaaactgaaaaccacAACCCTCATGGACGGAGGATTTATCACAGGACTGTTGGATTAGACTGcattagttttatttgtgtacCTGTGTATAGTGCAGTGTTAGGATTAGACTGGAGCATCAGATTCAAACATTTCTACATTGTGACCCCCACCTCAATGAAATACAAGCAACCAACCTTcaacttttactttgttttacagttaaaaCAAAGTCATTCACTAGGTAACTAGAATCATTGCCCTTTAGTTGTATGCCTcagccaaccagtgcagtttcagtcaatAAACTCATAttcagactcatatgaggtcactgtgacctttgaccctttgaccactgaaatctaatcagttcatctttgggTCCAAGTGACAAGTGGTCAAAATTTTAAGAAAGTCCCtcaaggcagacttgagatgtatcatgttcaagaggccaaaacatgttttgtgagtcGATCGTGAtcttgatctttgaccactaaaatctaatcagaCATGAAAGTCTAAGTGAACACTTGTGCTAAGGATTCTGTTGAAACATTGTAAagatgtgatgtcacagtgactttgacctttgagtcCAAGTGCATGTATTTGCCAGATGTAAAGGTATTACCTCTGTGTTCTTGATATGTCATATTCACAAGATAATGAGGTCGCTGTAAACTTTGATCACCAAAAtttaatcaattcatctttgagtccaagggaacatttttaccaaatttgaagaaattctctcaagacgttcttgagatattgtgttccAAGACAGAATGGGACGGATGGAAACCTGAAGACATAATGCCTCAGAAGGCTTTGGCTGACACAGAGgcataaaaagagagaagattAAAAGAAAGTGTAACAAAAACACTATTTCCTatcctgtactgtaaagtgctttgagtggtcatcaagactagaaaagggctttataaatacagaccgtTTACCATCCTGTTTATCATCAGTGCTTCCAAACCTCAGGAGGGACTTGAACTAAGGAGACATTCTGATCCTTGACTATCTATTATTTTGGGGAGATTTATCGGTGTAAAGGACCCTTAGGTAGATGTCCATCAATTTTTAAACCTGTTGCAAAGGTTGGGACACTTACTCGTGACCCCTAGGTTTTATCTCATGACCCCTTAGGGGAAACCTGAAGTTGGTTAACCACTGCAGTAGATCTATTGGTGATGAAAAGTTTACACGTTTGTATTCTGTCGTTATTTGCCGTTAATACCAAAAAACATAGGTGAGTCCCGGTTTCAGccgggtctttctgtgtggagtttccatgttctccccatgtctctgtgggttttctctggcttcctcccacattccaaagacatgcagaatggggttaggttaattacAGACTGACTGTAGGTGTGACGGTGACTGTGAATAGTTGTTCGTCTCTACATGTTGGCCCTGTgacactggcgacctgtccagggtgtaccctgcctctcacccaaaGTCAGCTGCGGATGGCTCCAgtccccctgcgaccctcaaaggataagtggtatagataatatATGGATGGacgggaaaaaaatgtatagcAAAGCTGCTCAATTATGTTCTGTAAAGGCTTCATAATTTCGGGAAAATGCCCTTGGATCAAGCAGTATGCATGCAAATATTTTTAAGTCCCTCATTGTATTTTcaagagaaatgaagagagaggaatctaaTAAACATAAAACACCTTCAAAGCAACAAATCCACTTTCTCTTATGCCCTCAAAGTGCttctaaaaatgtcacaaaagcATGTAAGCAGTCAGAAAAAGCATcgtttcacacacactctctccctcgccgctgtacacacacaactaaTTCATCTTGGCATGGATTCTCTTGGTGTGGCTCTCTTTCTTACAGCCCACTGAGCCGGGTGCACGTGGCCAACTTCAACTGAAACTCTCTTGACTGCTGCTGGCAGCCGTaggccaaaacaaaaaaacaaaaaaacagttgaCTGAATAACCCCTCATGGGGAAGGTGTGGGTGAAGAGATTTGAcagtattaataaaaaaagttgaCCTTGGCTCGGGTCACTGATGGAACAGAGGTGTTACACAGATCCTGGATCAGACTGTGGGTGGTGCAACACACTGCTGCCGCTCAGGCTTGACACTATAACACAGTGCCAAGTCAAAAACATGGAGGCCTGCATGGATTTACTTCTATAGGACACACTAGAGTCTTAGATTCTTAGATGTCATGCTTCTCTGACTCAGCCGCAGCGTTACAGAATTACCACAGAATTCACTCTTTCTAATGCAAGACATCCTGCAGAGGCATCTGTTGCCACAACAATAACTGCAGGCAAAATGCAGGacaaacataaatgtgtgtTGGACAGAGCTGTATAAATGGGATGTATTATTCATTCTCACATGGGCAGCCTTAATGTTTCCTGAAAGCTCGTCCAGGAGTGATGCAACCTGACATCTGCAAATGCACTTGGTAAATGTCCTGCAGTCACTTCATTTTACTCTGCATTCCAGTCACATAGATCGCTACCTCTGCTGTGACTCGTGAGCTTTGGCTTTGATAAGGCCACTGATATGTGAGTGAGAGGTTAACTAATGAAGACGTGTGGATCTGACGATGCTAAGGCGTCCCGCTTCTGCACTGCAGTACATTATACATGTGTCGACTTTAGGACAGGCGGTCGCTgtcttcactcctcctctcaGTGCATTGCGAGCATATAAAATCTTTATCACTGTCTTTTCAACAACGAACTTAAAGATGCAGgagaaaaatatgtttgtaaGCTCATCAGCACCAACTAGCACAGTCCTAGCTTCTTATTTAATACCAGTGATCAGTAAGCTTCTGCTGGAGTCCCTATTTCCTCCAATGCAGAAAGCTGTTAGAGGACATTGAAagaccccccaccaccaccacccaacTCGTCTCTGACTTAGTTTGTCCTCAACTGGATACTCACTAATCACTTTCTAAGAATCAACTGAATTATTGCACATGTCTCCATCATATAACATCTACGAAACTCTTATTAGATGTTCGTCATGATGTCACCTCATTAATGCTCTCAATCATCTATAGTTAATTTATGGATGTATTCCTGATTATTTTATGACCTCAAGTGTCCAAAGACACGTGCAAACTCATAATGTTCTGTCCTTAGGAACTACAGACCAATCTCTAGGCTCCCATTTACATTTCACTATTACCACTGTAACAAGTAAATcacataattattattattatatttaaagtcaggacaatatatatatttttgtaaatatgacACCTACTTTATGTATTCTTACTGCATGTGTAACTATTTTGATCCAGTCATGATCAACTGATTAGCCTGAGGTAAACATTAGGCCAGTTTAAGATGGTAAAGATGGATAATATCCAGATTATTACAAAGACTAAAAATGTTTGGCCAAAAACAATTAAGAACATTGAGAATCATTAAATCCCAAGTTACCACGTCAATATCATACAACACAGTTGTGTCCGTACTGAATACgtttaaatcttaaaaaattccaattctattttatataaatatgaaataatcataatttattCATCAAATTGAATGATTCAATTATTGTAATTACTAGTGTgctaattatttattcatgaatacACGCTGTCCAGTCATCTCATGCAGTGAAAGCAGTGTGCGAAATTCAGTAAGTGGACCTTGATTATATATTCCATTTACTatttccaaggtcaagaataACCTTTAATTTAATAGTTTCATAATGTGTACACATTAATTCACAGGTAATAAATGCTTGATTAGATACTCTACGGATTGGCTCATGTGTGAAATTATACATCACTGTTTGCTTACTAATATGTTAAACAAAACATCTGAATTATAGTGTGTTaccattgtgtgttttccaatATTTCTAAGCTGAAAAGTGTAACAAATGGGACATGTACCACCAacaagacagagaagaagatgaagggtTAACGAATTCAGGATACAAGCTTTTCACTTTGCACATGTTACTCAGCATGTGAACATGAACACAAAGCTGAACATGGTCTCATGAACTCACTCTGCCATCAGCCAGATGCCGTGAATGCTGCCATCTACTTCTTTATCCACCAGAGCTTCGATGTCTTTGATGGCCTGATTCAGAGTGCcaggctgcagagacagaaatgcACGGGTGTCACTTTCTAATTTTCCATTGTGACAATCACAATATGTACACAGAAAGCTTAAGGGGTAATCTTTGAGGCAGATGCGCAGCTGGGACCGGTACTCCAACAAAATGTCAGCGCGTCTGCGTGTCAAACAGagtaacaataaacaaaaacatgaagcCTTGGCATATGaaaatgactgtaaatgaagacAGCTGAGCGCGCAGCTTCCAAGTATAAATCTGAGTAACTCAGGTATTTGAAGACACTAGAGAAAGCTTCAGTACACAATACATTACACAGTCAAAGCATCTGTTTACCAAGGCTACCCATACACACAGTCACTTTTCACAACGTGCCATTCAATCCTTGAACTTTGTGATTCATTTCTATGCCAAATTGGAGAACTTAAAAAAGATTAGGAGTTCACACTAAGGACTCCTGACGGTCTAAGTGTAATCTGAGCCTGGTGCAGAGTCGGCCTGGCAACATGGGAGGTGTGACTGACTCTCCATTGCAATCCAATACAACAGGCCCACTCCCTCTGAGACACTGATAATATTCACTTCACTGTTGACACTGTGCCACAGAGGTGTTGATTAATCCCTACTTTTAAggagctgttttcttttcctggacTGCATAACATGGTTTTcacaagaaaaggaaaacaaatatattataGATTATAGCACAACCTATTGTGtgattttaaaggttcagtgtgtaagatttatgtgaaagggatctattggcagatattgaatataaaataattctgatAAGTTTTATCGTCTTTAggtctttaccctagaatgggccttttatatttaaatactttatattaacatctggagcaggtcctctctacggaggcctcCATTTTTTtgacagtagcccagactggacaaactataCACAGtgtttatgacaactgaagtctacaggttctctttcatgtttggaaagggaggGCGATGGGTactcagctgcaatatgcaatgTCACcgctagatgtcactaaattctacacactgaacctttaaggccAATACTAATTATGTGTGGTCAAGATacaaacatcactgaaaaataaaccatgacattttaaaactgctTTTGAATGACATTCTTGGACTGTAATCTCTTGTTACTTCATGACAACATATACACAGATACTAATATATCCGCAATAAACTAATATTAGATCATGgattataattacatttatattaaatcaGGTACAGTGTCCCctggaaataatacaaaaatattatgCTCTTAACACAGCTGACAACTAAATTTAAGAAGCATGGCCAATGAAAAAGTACAAATGTACCAAAGTACCAAAGTCCGAGATACTGCATTCTTCTACTGACTGTACAGGTTCTTCTCGTTTTGTCCTGTGTTGGCCTACGGATAAATAATATGGGTTTTTGTAATGTGATGTAGGATTTCTGAGCCACTTGAACTGTTTGCTTTGTAGCAGGTGGAAATGTTGACGTGTTTACCCTCAACACGAAGAACTTCCTCCGTTTGAACGGGTCCAGAGCTAAGGTCACAGAGGTGGGATCGTGGTTGGCCAAGAGAGCCGCTCCTTCTGCCCGCTCCTCGGTGCTCTCTGCCCGGGCCGCTCCTCCCGCCTCTACCCGCTCCTCGGTGCTCTCTGCCCGGGCCGCTCCTCCCGCCTCTACCCGCTCCCCGGTGCTCTCTGCCCGGGCCGCTCCTCCCGCCTCTACCCGCTCCCCGGTGCTCTCTGCCCGGGCCGCTCCTCCCGCCTCTACCCGCTCCCCGGTGCTCTCTGCCCGGGCCGCTCCTCCCGCCTCTACCCGCTCCTCGGTGCTCTGTGTCCGGGCAGCAGGCTGACCGTCCTCCGGGCCGCTGGAGGAGACGCTGACCGGCTGCAGCTGCTCGTCACTGGACGCTGCTTTCCCCTCAGCCTCTGCCATGATGGAGTCTCTCAACACCTGCTCTAAAGAGATGGACAACACGGAGGTGTAGACGTGTATTTAAGTGAAGGTTTGTACATCCTGTCAACTCTTTTCCTCCAGAAGTACAAACCTCCCCACAATCCAAATTATACAtgtaagaagaaaaacaagagtaaaGCACCGTGTGTCATTGGACAGATTAAGAAGTTATAAAGAGGATTTACTTACCACCAAAGATCGAGGTCTCAGGAATTGAAAGTTTGTCAGAGTCAGCAACAGGTGCAACAACTTCCTTGTTCCCTGTTCCTGTCTGGTTGGTGTTGTCAGAGGGCGtgagctgcagcatcactgtGATTTACAGAGGCACGTGAACTGTACACACTTACTGCTCACCTACTAATGGGAGAGCTGCAGGATCATCTTTAAATATCAGTTTATTGCTCTTAGATTttagattcattcattcagcatTTAGCTCCTACTTGCTCCAAGCTTCATGGTTGAAACAACTAATTCAACTAAATTAAGATTTTGTTGATTTCAGGTAGTGAAACCTGAAAAGGTTTTGGCTTCAAtgacttttatatatatatatatatataatctaaaACAGCTGTAACTAGTAACTCAGTATGGTGCAAACCTCCGctgaggccaaacagtccccgtatgaaaccacatttaaattcactagatccagattgatttggatccacacaaaatgacacacactcataaataccaaTGTCCTctgaacatgcctgattttgttcatcaagatccgtgattattctcagagaaatataagaaaatgttgacaaatctcaaaatgttgatttattatctttaaaatTCCTGATAGATTCTATGAGTATCTGTGTCTTGGAACAGCTGGACTGAAGTTAAGGGAACTGTTGAGGCTGATGACTTTACTTTGTGAATCTGTTGTCgtttatgtgaaataaaagaggCTTACTGTGGACATGAATAGGATTTACAGCCCCTACTGATGGaatcaacatttttaatatgtATAAAGGTTTGTAAATTGCTAATGTgcctgctgtttttgttgttggtgCTAAGGGGGAAAACATGGATCCTACCCACTAAATGAGTTTATAAACATTaacaaccacagacagacattcaATGTTAACCAGTTAGGTTCCATGTCATATGTTATGTCTCAAGAGGGATTCTAACTTTTTGGGGTGGAATTCTAATCCATACTGAATATGGGAAACATTAAACTGCTGCCTAGATTAACCTTGGACATTTTTGTAACACACTATTTATACTGCTTATGTAAGGTTTGGCTCGCTTTGAATTTCCTCTCTCGAGATTATGTTCCTGTCTTGACATCTTTTCTTAAAATACCAGTGAATGGCATCCATGATTCGACTGGACAATAACACAATCAAGCAATTGTGGGATGAACCAGATCATTGAAAGCAAATAAGACTTTTCCCTCCCACCAATCCTTGAATAGCATCACCATTTAAACATCAATCTGCGTTTGCGCTAATGTTCTCTGACACAGCATACGATGGAGCCACTCGTTCCCAGTCACAACTCTGTCAGGGACTTCTTCCAACGCCTTGTCGGAAGTTCAAAACCAATCCGGTTGTAATCTGTAGCCGTCAAAGAAATATAGACAGATTTCTAAAGGCATTCTCTGTGCACGGTTGCTTAACTACTCCCACATACTGCGGGCTGAGATTTCCATGCTCTTTAGTGTTTTGCGTGAATGGCCAGTAGCTTTCAGTCCAGATCTCATTTGGGGTTTTTCGGCTGCGATCAAGTAATTACATCAAATCAATCCAGAGCTCCTCCTTGCTTCAGTGATGA
Proteins encoded in this region:
- the tprg1 gene encoding tumor protein p63-regulated gene 1 protein isoform X2 — translated: MAEAEGKAASSDEQLQPVSVSSSGPEDGQPAARTQSTEERVEAGGAARAESTGERVEAGGAARAESTGERVEAGGAARAESTGERVEAGGAARAESTEERVEAGGAARAESTEERAEGAALLANHDPTSVTLALDPFKRRKFFVLRPGTLNQAIKDIEALVDKEVDGSIHGIWLMAEVDHWNNEKERIVIITDNSLLIFKYDFVMFNCDQMQRIPLNFVDRITHGTFSFPRRSILQREGEGVRVFWDRLREPSFTSRWNPFATDYPFNTFTYHPVRNTDDMFTALCDIHNFRVQLLDAAQKAHAIKPVPGKANGVLVLNQHIEIEAYVGLMSFLGNQNKLGYCMARGNLGF
- the tprg1 gene encoding tumor protein p63-regulated gene 1 protein isoform X1, giving the protein MLQLTPSDNTNQTGTGNKEVVAPVADSDKLSIPETSIFGEQVLRDSIMAEAEGKAASSDEQLQPVSVSSSGPEDGQPAARTQSTEERVEAGGAARAESTGERVEAGGAARAESTGERVEAGGAARAESTGERVEAGGAARAESTEERVEAGGAARAESTEERAEGAALLANHDPTSVTLALDPFKRRKFFVLRPGTLNQAIKDIEALVDKEVDGSIHGIWLMAEVDHWNNEKERIVIITDNSLLIFKYDFVMFNCDQMQRIPLNFVDRITHGTFSFPRRSILQREGEGVRVFWDRLREPSFTSRWNPFATDYPFNTFTYHPVRNTDDMFTALCDIHNFRVQLLDAAQKAHAIKPVPGKANGVLVLNQHIEIEAYVGLMSFLGNQNKLGYCMARGNLGF